One Thermoanaerobaculia bacterium genomic window, CCGGAGTCGACGTCCCGATTCCCACTTTCCCCGAACTGTCGACGAATACGGAACTCGTCGGTGCATTGGCCATCACCGTGAACGGAACCTTGGAATCGGTGATGTCCTCGATCGAGAATTTGTTTGCGCCCCCACTCGCGGAATCGTTTGCCGTCAGTTGCCAGTTGACGTTCGGGAATCCTGGCGAGGTGCTCGTGTCGTCGAATTTGATCCGCGTGTTGTTTTCCTTGAGGCGAAGGGTGTCGAAGCCGAAGCTCTCGTTGTTGACGCAGTCCAGTCCGATGCATTCACTCCCCTGGACGATGAGATCGTCGGCGATGACCTGATCGTTCGGTGCGGGGGTGAGGTGAGGGGTAGAACGGGTCTGAGTGTTCCCGTTCCCGCCGCCCTCGCCGCTCGCCGGGGCGGCCTGAGCCCCGGGTTTGAGGGACGCGCCGCCGGTGGTGCCTTCATCGAGATCGGGCGAGACGAACGCGCCGTGCAGGATCGAGAACGCACCGGACTGCGTGATGATCCGGTCGATCCCGGCCTGCTTCTGGATCTGCCTGGCCTTTTCGTCGTCTCCGTTCGCGCGGGCGTCCTTCAGCGCCTGTTTGACCTCCGGAGAGATTCGAGGAACGATCCGCAACTCGTAGATGTACGTTCCATCGAAGCTGTCTTTTCCCCTGAGGTCGTTGAGCTTGAACGACGGCGGTCCTCCTTTGAACGACGCCGAGAAGACGTCGCCGTCCGGGCCGAGGACCGTCAGGTCGACCGATTCATGGTCGGGGATGACATTCCATTGGACCATGCTCGGATTGACCATCATCGGGCCGACAGGCTCGTTCCGCGGTTCTCCCTTGCCTTGGAGGACCGCGGCGAACAGGATGCAACTCAAGAATACAAATACAGGCGTTCGGACGCGGACGGTCATGCGAATCTCCTTCGTCTCTTGGTTGACCCGGGTCTTTCGACTATAACGCCTGAAGAGCCCGATTGCCAGCCTACCCGGGATCACTCCCACTCGATCGTGCTCGGCGGCTTCGAGGAGACGTCGTAGACCACGCGGTTGACGCCGCGGACCTCGTTCACCACACGGCGGGCAATGTGGTCGAGCACCTGGTACGGCATCCGGTACCAGTCGGCGGTCATGAAGTCGGTGGTGGTGACGGCGCGGACGGCGAGCACGTTCTCGTAGGTCCGTTCATCGCCCATCACCCCGACACTCCGTACCGGCAGCAGGACGGCAAAGGCCTGGGCGATCTCGCGATAAAGACCGGCGCGGCGGATTTCCTCGATGACGATGTCGTCGGCGTTCTGGAGGATCTCCACGCGCTCGGCATTCACTTCGCCGAGGATCCGCACGGCAAGCCCGGGCCCGGGGAATGGATGCCGCCAGACGAACTCCTCTTCCAGCCCGAGTTCGATCCCGAGCTGCCGCACCTCGTCCTTGAACAGCTCGCGCACGGGCTCGATCAGCTTCAGCCCCATCTTCTCCGGCAGACCGCCGACATTGTGGTGGGTCTTGATCACCGAGGAAGGCCCCTTGATCGAGACCGATTCGATCACGTCCGGATAGAGCGTTCCCTGCACGAGGAACTCGGCGCCGCGGATCTTGTGCGCTTCCTCTTCGAAGACCGCGATGAACTCGTTCCCGAT contains:
- the guaA gene encoding glutamine-hydrolyzing GMP synthase is translated as IAVVSGGVDSTVAALLVAEAIGDQLTAIFVDNGVLRKNESVQVASRLSDRLGLHFIAVDARERFYARLAGIEEPEVKRKRIGNEFIAVFEEEAHKIRGAEFLVQGTLYPDVIESVSIKGPSSVIKTHHNVGGLPEKMGLKLIEPVRELFKDEVRQLGIELGLEEEFVWRHPFPGPGLAVRILGEVNAERVEILQNADDIVIEEIRRAGLYREIAQAFAVLLPVRSVGVMGDERTYENVLAVRAVTTTDFMTADWYRMPYQVLDHIARRVVNEVRGVNRVVYDVSSKPPSTIEWE